The Kitasatospora paranensis genome has a window encoding:
- a CDS encoding DMT family transporter: MSASRTPLPVGRGLLYITLSATAWGTAGAAAALLYGTSGLGPLALTFWRSIGGVVLLLAVRPFTGGSGRDGRPALPWRRRLPRILVNGLGLTLFQAAYFVAVQQTGLAVATVVTLGSAPVLIAVGARLTMGERLGGAGAVAVCGALTGLAVLVLGDTGGGEVRPSGVLWALLSASGYGCITLYTRRLGRAGEAQSPSETTLWSFGVCAVCMLPFAAAEGIWPQAEGLGRTVLLLVYLASVPTALAYGLYFAGAAVVRATTASVIALIEPASATVIAVLVLGEHLGAAAAAGTAVLLVSVTGLALAEARLAVRARPA, encoded by the coding sequence TTGTCTGCTTCCCGTACGCCCCTGCCCGTCGGGCGGGGCCTGCTCTACATCACGCTCTCCGCGACCGCCTGGGGCACCGCCGGTGCCGCGGCCGCCCTGCTCTACGGCACCAGCGGCCTCGGGCCGCTGGCGCTGACCTTCTGGCGCTCGATCGGCGGGGTCGTCCTGCTGCTGGCCGTCCGCCCCTTCACCGGCGGATCCGGCCGGGACGGGCGCCCGGCCCTGCCGTGGCGGCGCCGGCTGCCGCGGATCCTCGTCAACGGACTGGGCCTGACGCTCTTCCAGGCCGCCTACTTCGTGGCCGTCCAGCAGACCGGCCTCGCGGTCGCCACCGTGGTGACCCTCGGGTCGGCCCCGGTGCTGATCGCGGTCGGCGCCCGGCTCACCATGGGCGAGCGCCTCGGCGGGGCCGGGGCGGTGGCCGTCTGCGGCGCCCTGACCGGGCTGGCCGTCCTCGTCCTCGGCGACACCGGCGGCGGCGAGGTCCGGCCGTCCGGGGTGCTCTGGGCCCTGCTGTCGGCGTCCGGGTACGGCTGCATCACGCTCTACACCCGCCGGCTCGGCCGGGCCGGTGAGGCCCAGAGCCCGTCGGAGACGACGCTGTGGTCGTTCGGGGTCTGCGCGGTCTGCATGCTGCCGTTCGCCGCGGCGGAGGGGATCTGGCCGCAGGCCGAGGGCCTGGGCCGGACGGTGCTGCTGCTGGTCTACCTCGCGTCCGTGCCCACCGCGCTCGCGTACGGGCTGTACTTCGCCGGCGCGGCGGTCGTCCGGGCCACCACCGCCTCGGTGATCGCCCTGATCGAACCGGCCAGTGCGACGGTGATCGCCGTCCTGGTGCTCGGCGAGCACCTGGGCGCGGCGGCCGCGGCCGGCACCGCCGTCCTGCTCGTCTCCGTCACCGGCCTGGCCCTCGCCGAGGCCCGGCTCGCCGTCCGGGCCCGCCCGGCCTGA
- a CDS encoding TetR/AcrR family transcriptional regulator, whose protein sequence is MEENGVAAKRGRDREARRAELSGAVQRALMARGLEGLRLRDIAEEAGVTPAAVLYYGDLDGLVHETYQRAIERYSQEREEAAERFTDARDRLRACIDHGVASGPDDALTRLLFEYWPRCLRDPQAAALDSALTERQIAVYSGILVLGQAQGYFTLQDPPRLLAASFVAMEDGYQMDVLAGRRTRAEVITALHAYARAVTGHDLAVRP, encoded by the coding sequence ATGGAGGAGAACGGCGTGGCGGCGAAGAGGGGCAGAGACCGGGAGGCCCGCCGGGCCGAGCTGAGCGGGGCCGTGCAGCGCGCCCTGATGGCCCGCGGCCTGGAGGGCCTGCGGCTGCGCGACATCGCCGAGGAGGCCGGGGTCACCCCCGCCGCGGTGCTCTACTACGGCGACCTCGACGGGCTCGTCCACGAGACGTACCAGCGGGCCATCGAGCGCTACAGCCAGGAGCGCGAGGAGGCGGCCGAGCGCTTCACCGACGCCCGCGACCGGCTCCGGGCCTGCATCGACCACGGGGTCGCCTCCGGCCCCGACGACGCCCTGACCCGGCTGCTCTTCGAGTACTGGCCGCGCTGCCTGCGCGACCCGCAGGCCGCTGCCCTCGACAGTGCGCTGACCGAACGCCAGATCGCCGTCTACTCGGGCATCCTGGTCCTCGGCCAGGCCCAGGGGTACTTCACCCTCCAGGACCCGCCGCGGCTGCTCGCCGCGAGCTTCGTCGCCATGGAGGACGGCTACCAGATGGACGTGCTCGCCGGACGCCGGACGCGGGCCGAGGTGATCACCGCCCTGCACGCCTACGCCCGCGCCGTCACCGGCCACGACCTGGCAGTCCGCCCCTGA
- a CDS encoding APC family permease, with amino-acid sequence MTTNPTDTGPRPDMPPAGPVPPAVPAAPAASAVPAPAGKGLRGGSVGLLASVALGLSSVAPAYSIAVTLGFVTLVAGHLAPAALLLGFVPILLTAFAFRELNREMPDCGTTFVWTTRAFGPLTGWLAGGWVVQIATLLAMTALSQVGAGYLLGLVGLHAHGPAVPVTAVLLLAAVTAVAHRGLQLAASVQYVLLGLQLLALLAFGVAALARHGAEPVSVAWLDPTGFTGFGPFAEAVLLCLFIYWGWDALITANEETRDGDRIPGQAAIISTVVLLATYLFTAFAAIGFAGTGTAGVGLGNPDNAADILASLAPPVLGTALAKVMQLAVCVSAVSALLTCLVGSSRGTLSMAAHGALPRAFTRIHPRHRTPGFGTVFFGAAAAVLLVLLTAVSDRFLGDAILCIGLLIACYYGTTALACVWYFRKRLRDSPRDLLLRGVLPLLGGLMMLAAFARSAYDMEDPAYGSTSFHGVGGVFLLGAGSIALGALVMLTVRARFRRFFREGRTAVTELTVTED; translated from the coding sequence GTGACCACCAATCCGACCGACACCGGCCCCAGACCCGACATGCCACCCGCCGGACCCGTGCCACCTGCCGTACCCGCCGCACCGGCCGCCTCCGCCGTGCCCGCCCCGGCCGGCAAGGGGCTGCGCGGCGGCTCGGTGGGCCTGCTCGCCTCCGTCGCCCTCGGCCTGTCGTCGGTGGCCCCCGCCTACAGCATCGCGGTCACCCTCGGCTTCGTGACGCTGGTCGCCGGGCACCTCGCGCCGGCCGCCCTGCTGCTCGGCTTCGTCCCGATCCTGCTGACCGCCTTCGCCTTCCGCGAGCTCAACCGGGAGATGCCCGACTGCGGCACCACCTTCGTCTGGACCACCCGCGCCTTCGGGCCCCTCACCGGCTGGCTCGCCGGCGGCTGGGTGGTGCAGATCGCCACGCTCCTGGCGATGACGGCGCTCTCCCAGGTCGGCGCCGGCTACCTGCTGGGCCTGGTGGGCCTGCACGCGCACGGCCCGGCCGTGCCGGTCACCGCCGTCCTGCTGCTGGCCGCCGTCACCGCGGTCGCCCACCGCGGCCTCCAGCTCGCCGCCTCCGTCCAGTACGTCCTGCTCGGCCTGCAGCTGCTCGCGCTGCTGGCGTTCGGCGTCGCCGCCCTAGCCCGGCACGGCGCCGAGCCCGTCTCGGTCGCGTGGCTCGACCCCACGGGCTTCACCGGCTTCGGCCCGTTCGCCGAGGCCGTCCTGCTCTGCCTGTTCATCTACTGGGGCTGGGATGCGCTGATCACGGCCAACGAGGAGACCCGCGACGGCGACCGGATCCCCGGCCAGGCCGCAATCATCTCCACCGTGGTGCTGCTGGCCACCTACCTGTTCACGGCCTTCGCCGCGATCGGCTTCGCCGGCACCGGGACGGCCGGCGTCGGCCTGGGAAACCCGGACAACGCCGCGGACATCCTCGCCTCGCTGGCCCCGCCCGTGCTCGGCACCGCCCTGGCCAAGGTGATGCAGCTCGCCGTCTGCGTCTCCGCGGTCTCCGCCCTGCTCACCTGCCTGGTCGGCAGCTCCCGCGGCACGCTGTCGATGGCCGCCCACGGCGCGCTGCCCCGCGCGTTCACCCGGATCCACCCGCGCCACCGCACCCCCGGCTTCGGAACGGTCTTCTTCGGGGCCGCGGCCGCCGTCCTGCTGGTGCTGCTGACCGCCGTGTCGGACCGCTTCCTCGGCGACGCCATCCTCTGCATCGGCCTGCTGATCGCCTGCTACTACGGCACCACGGCGCTCGCCTGCGTCTGGTACTTCCGCAAGCGGCTCCGCGACTCCCCGCGCGACCTGCTGCTGCGCGGCGTCCTGCCGCTGCTCGGCGGCCTGATGATGCTGGCGGCCTTCGCCCGCAGCGCGTACGACATGGAGGACCCGGCCTACGGCAGCACGTCCTTCCACGGCGTCGGCGGGGTCTTCCTGCTCGGCGCCGGCTCGATCGCCCTGGGCGCGCTGGTGATGCTGACCGTCCGCGCCCGCTTCCGCCGCTTCTTCCGCGAGGGCCGTACGGCCGTCACCGAACTCACCGTCACCGAGGACTGA
- a CDS encoding carbon-nitrogen hydrolase family protein — MRTLAVAAVQTVPVPLDPEATWERFATQVRSVRELFPHVQLVVVPELLLAAEPPLLAEAPADWMQQVAAPIPGPLTDRICALAAETGLWLVPGSLYERTGDGTVHNTAVAVSPQDGIVARYRKIFPWQPYEKTAPGTEFTVFDIPGAGRVGLAICYDGSFPETVRQLAWLGAEIVIQPTLTPTRDREMELVCARANAWTNQVYVVNVNAADPAGLGGSAVVDPEGLVRQQAGPGEEVLVDVLDLDAVTRVRRYGSTGINRPWAQLARYGGALNFPCTEARSGPPPGPPRSDRPAPQYQRT, encoded by the coding sequence ATGCGCACACTCGCCGTCGCCGCCGTCCAGACCGTGCCCGTGCCGCTCGACCCCGAGGCCACCTGGGAGCGCTTCGCCACCCAGGTGCGGTCCGTCCGCGAGCTCTTCCCGCACGTGCAGCTCGTCGTCGTCCCCGAACTGCTGCTCGCCGCCGAACCGCCGCTGCTGGCCGAGGCGCCCGCCGACTGGATGCAGCAGGTCGCCGCCCCGATCCCCGGCCCGCTCACCGACCGGATCTGCGCCCTCGCGGCGGAGACCGGGCTCTGGCTCGTCCCGGGCAGCCTGTACGAGCGCACCGGGGACGGCACCGTCCACAACACCGCCGTCGCGGTCTCCCCGCAGGACGGGATCGTCGCCCGCTACCGCAAGATCTTCCCCTGGCAGCCGTACGAGAAGACCGCGCCGGGAACGGAGTTCACCGTCTTCGACATCCCCGGCGCGGGCCGGGTCGGGCTGGCGATCTGCTACGACGGGTCCTTCCCCGAGACGGTGCGCCAACTCGCCTGGCTCGGTGCGGAGATCGTCATCCAGCCGACCCTCACCCCCACCCGGGACCGGGAGATGGAGCTGGTCTGCGCCCGCGCCAACGCGTGGACCAACCAGGTCTACGTCGTCAACGTCAACGCCGCCGACCCGGCCGGCCTCGGCGGCAGTGCCGTGGTCGACCCGGAGGGCCTCGTCCGCCAGCAGGCCGGCCCCGGCGAGGAGGTCCTCGTGGACGTCCTCGACCTGGACGCCGTCACCCGCGTCCGCCGCTACGGCTCCACCGGCATCAACCGCCCCTGGGCCCAGCTCGCCCGCTACGGGGGAGCATTGAACTTCCCATGTACGGAGGCACGTTCCGGACCCCCGCCTGGGCCGCCGAGGAGTGACCGCCCGGCTCCTCAGTACCAGCGGACCTGA
- a CDS encoding ABC transporter ATP-binding protein, which translates to MAALDARLQVERAAFRLDLSLTAAPGEVVALLGPNGAGKSTALRALAGLLPLTAGHLSLDGTLLEDPASGLHTPAEERPVGVVFQDYLLFPHLSALDNVAFGLRCRGLRRTAARTEARPWLERMGLADHALARPGSLSGGQAQRVALARALAVRPRLLLLDEPLAALDARTRLDVRSQLRRHLAEFEAVAVLVTHDPLDAMVLADRLVVIEDGRQVQAGTPADIARHPRTDYIARLVGLNLYRGTADGHTVTLPDGTALSTADELTGPAFVSFPPAAVTLHRGRPDSSARNAWPLTVAGLDLHGDQVRVDLTGPLPLAADLTPAAAAELDLAPGTEVWAAVKAAQTHAYPA; encoded by the coding sequence ATGGCCGCCCTCGACGCCCGCCTCCAGGTCGAACGGGCCGCCTTCCGGCTGGACCTGTCCCTGACCGCGGCCCCCGGCGAGGTCGTCGCCCTGCTCGGGCCGAACGGCGCCGGCAAGTCCACCGCGCTGCGGGCGCTGGCCGGCCTGCTGCCGCTGACCGCCGGGCACCTGAGCCTGGACGGCACGCTGCTGGAGGATCCGGCGAGCGGCCTGCACACCCCGGCAGAGGAACGGCCGGTCGGCGTGGTCTTCCAGGACTACCTGCTCTTCCCGCACCTCAGCGCGCTGGACAACGTGGCGTTCGGGCTGCGCTGCCGGGGCCTGCGGCGGACCGCCGCCCGCACCGAGGCACGGCCGTGGCTGGAGCGGATGGGCCTGGCGGACCACGCCCTCGCCCGGCCGGGCAGCCTGTCCGGCGGGCAGGCGCAACGGGTCGCGCTCGCCCGCGCCCTCGCCGTCCGGCCCCGGCTGCTGCTGCTGGACGAGCCGCTGGCCGCCCTGGACGCCCGCACCCGGCTCGACGTCCGCTCCCAACTGCGGCGGCATCTGGCGGAGTTCGAGGCCGTCGCGGTACTGGTCACGCACGACCCGCTGGACGCGATGGTGCTCGCCGACCGGCTGGTCGTGATCGAGGACGGCCGGCAGGTGCAGGCCGGCACCCCCGCCGACATCGCCCGGCACCCGCGCACCGACTACATCGCCCGCCTGGTCGGCCTCAACCTCTATCGCGGCACCGCGGACGGACACACCGTCACGCTGCCCGACGGCACCGCGCTCAGCACCGCCGACGAGCTGACCGGGCCGGCCTTCGTGTCCTTCCCGCCCGCCGCCGTGACCCTGCACCGGGGACGCCCCGATTCCAGCGCCCGCAACGCCTGGCCGCTCACCGTGGCCGGCCTCGACCTGCACGGCGACCAGGTCAGGGTCGACCTCACCGGCCCGCTGCCGCTGGCCGCCGACCTCACCCCGGCCGCGGCCGCCGAACTCGACCTCGCCCCCGGCACCGAGGTCTGGGCCGCCGTCAAGGCCGCCCAGACCCACGCCTACCCGGCCTGA